A part of Candidatus Rokuibacteriota bacterium genomic DNA contains:
- a CDS encoding CoA pyrophosphatase: MHLFDDALRARARANLEAFERRLVPADGRRLAAVAVVLLPDESGRACFLLTRRAATLRAHATQWALPGGRIEDGESPGGAALRELDEELGLALGAESALGLLDDYGTRSGFIITPVVVWGRRDVELAPNPAEVSSVHRVPLDELEAPGVPRFVTIPESDRPVIQLPILGTLLHAPTAAVIYQLREAVVHGRPTRVHHFEQPVWAWR, translated from the coding sequence TGACGCGTTGCGCGCGCGGGCGCGCGCCAACCTTGAGGCGTTCGAGCGACGGCTGGTCCCAGCCGACGGGCGACGCCTGGCCGCCGTGGCGGTCGTGCTCCTCCCGGACGAGAGCGGGCGCGCGTGCTTCCTGCTGACGCGTCGCGCGGCAACGCTCCGGGCTCACGCCACGCAGTGGGCGCTGCCCGGCGGCCGCATCGAAGACGGCGAGAGCCCCGGAGGCGCCGCCCTGCGCGAGCTCGACGAGGAGCTCGGTCTCGCCCTCGGCGCCGAGTCGGCGCTCGGGCTGCTCGACGACTACGGCACCCGCTCGGGCTTCATCATCACTCCGGTCGTGGTCTGGGGGCGACGCGACGTCGAGCTGGCGCCGAACCCCGCCGAGGTCTCGAGCGTCCACCGGGTCCCGCTCGACGAGCTCGAGGCACCCGGCGTACCCCGCTTCGTCACGATTCCCGAGAGCGACCGGCCCGTGATCCAGCTGCCGATCCTCGGCACGCTGCTCCACGCTCCGACCGCCGCCGTCATCTACCAGCTCCGCGAGGCCGTGGTCCACGGCCGACCCACCCGTGTCCACCACTTCGAGCAACCGGTCTGGGCCTGGCGCTGA
- a CDS encoding nucleoside deaminase — protein MTGDHDRFMALAVEEARGGLRAGERPFGSVVVRHGEVIGRGRNLVNSTKDPTAHAETLAIRDAAKNLSDSRLAGCIVYTTCEPCPMCCGAILWAGIDTLVIGTRYTSIRQLSNGLFDLRDYTVDRLVALTGFKLNIVSGVMAAECDAIYRDWPGWAGYPRPGGIHGRAD, from the coding sequence ATGACGGGCGACCATGACCGGTTCATGGCTCTGGCCGTCGAGGAGGCGCGGGGCGGCCTTCGGGCGGGCGAGCGCCCGTTCGGCTCCGTCGTTGTCCGCCACGGCGAAGTCATCGGGAGGGGACGGAACCTGGTCAACTCCACCAAGGACCCTACCGCCCACGCCGAGACCCTCGCCATTCGGGACGCAGCGAAGAACCTGAGCGACTCACGCCTTGCCGGCTGCATCGTCTACACCACCTGCGAGCCGTGTCCCATGTGTTGCGGGGCGATTCTCTGGGCGGGGATCGACACGCTCGTCATCGGCACGCGCTACACCTCGATCCGCCAGCTCTCGAACGGCCTGTTCGACCTTCGCGACTACACCGTGGACCGGCTCGTCGCCCTGACAGGATTCAAGCTGAACATCGTGAGCGGCGTGATGGCTGCGGAGTGCGACGCGATCTACCGCGACTGGCCGGGGTGGGCGGGGTATCCGCGCCCGGGAGGAATCCATGGCAGAGCTGATTGA
- a CDS encoding cyclase family protein codes for MAELIDLSVTVDASTLSPPSTNLRVEITPHRRGPGFWQVSSVRQSLHTGAHIDSPLHVFKDGITTAEIGLEQVTGDAVVLDLSSIGANHAITIDDLKGAGGDRVRKGDIVLLRTDWTDKMYGIWPDYFTQSPFFPPESAEWLVAKGPKSIGFDFFEEYCARLPDFSSEDFPMHRVILGAGIVIMEGLTNLGALPPRRVAFYAPFYKIAGTEGAPARFFAAVE; via the coding sequence ATGGCAGAGCTGATTGATCTCTCGGTGACCGTGGACGCGAGCACGCTGAGCCCGCCCTCGACCAACCTCCGGGTCGAGATCACGCCCCACCGGCGCGGCCCGGGCTTCTGGCAGGTCTCGAGCGTCCGGCAGAGCCTCCACACCGGAGCCCACATCGACTCGCCGCTCCACGTGTTCAAAGACGGGATCACCACGGCCGAGATCGGCCTGGAGCAGGTCACGGGCGACGCCGTGGTCCTCGACCTCTCCTCCATCGGGGCGAACCACGCCATCACGATCGACGATCTCAAGGGCGCCGGCGGTGACCGGGTTCGGAAGGGCGACATCGTCCTCCTCCGGACCGACTGGACCGACAAGATGTACGGGATCTGGCCCGACTACTTCACCCAGTCGCCGTTCTTCCCGCCCGAGTCGGCGGAGTGGCTCGTGGCCAAGGGGCCGAAGTCTATCGGCTTCGACTTCTTCGAGGAGTACTGCGCGCGCCTCCCCGACTTCAGCTCCGAGGACTTCCCGATGCACCGGGTCATCCTGGGGGCCGGGATCGTGATCATGGAGGGGCTGACCAACCTGGGGGCGCTCCCGCCGCGCCGCGTCGCCTTCTACGCCCCGTTCTACAAGATCGCCGGGACCGAGGGCGCCCCCGCCCGTTTCTTCGCCGCGGTTGAGTGA
- a CDS encoding tripartite tricarboxylate transporter substrate binding protein, with the protein MLVASVLVAAAVQGAGPAAQEPYPTRPITIVVPFPPGGIADLSARPLAPALERVLKQPVVVANKAGAAGAVGMQSVAVAKPDGYTLLLGLVSISTIPEVDALFGRTPAFTRDQFVGIARLNADPPILVVGADQPWKSVKEVVEDAKRRPGEITYSSSGVYGASHVPMEMVLHAAGLRMRHLPTTGGAPAMTAVLGGHAAMWASPPALAVPHLRAGKLRALATWGGQRLAAFPDVPTMREVGYDIEYYLWAGLFAPKNVPANVVKVLRDAARQAVQDPEFKSAMEKIQTPIAYQEGDEFRAWWDRDATTLAAVIKRIGKIETR; encoded by the coding sequence ATGCTGGTGGCGAGCGTTCTGGTCGCGGCAGCGGTGCAGGGAGCCGGACCGGCGGCTCAGGAGCCGTACCCGACCCGGCCGATCACGATCGTGGTACCGTTCCCGCCCGGCGGCATCGCCGATCTCTCGGCGCGCCCCCTCGCGCCGGCCCTCGAACGCGTGCTGAAGCAGCCGGTCGTCGTCGCCAACAAGGCCGGCGCGGCGGGCGCGGTGGGGATGCAGTCGGTGGCGGTGGCCAAGCCGGACGGCTACACGTTGCTGCTCGGCCTCGTCAGCATCTCGACGATCCCGGAGGTGGACGCGCTGTTCGGGCGGACCCCCGCCTTCACGCGCGATCAGTTCGTCGGAATCGCCCGGCTCAACGCCGATCCCCCGATCCTCGTCGTCGGGGCCGATCAGCCGTGGAAGAGCGTGAAGGAGGTGGTCGAGGACGCGAAGCGGCGGCCGGGCGAGATCACCTACTCCTCCTCGGGGGTGTACGGCGCCTCGCACGTGCCGATGGAGATGGTCCTCCACGCCGCGGGGCTCCGGATGCGTCACCTGCCAACGACCGGCGGCGCCCCGGCGATGACTGCGGTCCTCGGCGGTCACGCCGCCATGTGGGCGTCCCCGCCCGCGCTCGCCGTCCCGCACCTGCGGGCCGGCAAGCTCCGGGCCCTCGCCACGTGGGGGGGCCAGCGGCTCGCCGCGTTCCCCGATGTGCCGACGATGCGAGAGGTGGGCTACGACATCGAGTACTACCTCTGGGCGGGCCTCTTCGCGCCGAAGAACGTGCCGGCGAACGTGGTGAAGGTGCTCAGGGATGCCGCACGCCAAGCGGTGCAGGACCCGGAGTTCAAGAGCGCGATGGAGAAAATCCAGACGCCGATCGCCTACCAGGAGGGCGACGAGTTCCGCGCCTGGTGGGACCGCGACGCCACCACCCTCGCCGCCGTCATCAAGCGGATCGGCAAGATCGAGACCAGGTAG
- a CDS encoding NAD(P)-dependent oxidoreductase encodes MRRIGIIGVGLLGTAVASRLLKGGFEVTGFDTRPEQVQALRPQGLKAGTSIAEAAVGAEAVFTILPSLESVETVVSGPAGLVETAPRDATLIQMSTISPELTRRLGEAAQAKGLGFLDAPMSGTSGMVARGDCTIFVGGEPGRVEACRPVFDAIARRTAYVGAVGMASLAKLATNLLVALNTAALAEALVLGAKGGLDPAQLVDLLRDSAAGSRMLDVRGPLMASHRFEPQMKLELFLKDFKLMLEEGRRLGVALPLTSIAQQLATATVAAGRGGEDLAAMVTTLELLAGMEGGGQTGRSK; translated from the coding sequence TGAGGTGACGGGCTTTGACACACGCCCTGAGCAGGTGCAAGCGCTTCGCCCCCAGGGACTCAAAGCCGGGACGAGCATCGCCGAGGCGGCGGTGGGGGCGGAAGCGGTCTTCACGATCCTGCCGTCGCTGGAGAGCGTGGAGACGGTGGTCAGCGGCCCGGCCGGCCTCGTGGAGACGGCGCCTCGCGACGCCACGCTGATCCAGATGAGTACGATCTCGCCCGAGCTGACCCGTCGCCTCGGCGAGGCCGCCCAGGCCAAGGGGCTTGGGTTCCTCGACGCGCCCATGAGCGGGACCAGCGGGATGGTGGCGCGCGGCGACTGCACGATCTTCGTCGGGGGCGAGCCGGGACGGGTCGAGGCGTGCCGCCCGGTCTTTGACGCGATTGCGCGGCGGACCGCCTACGTGGGGGCGGTCGGTATGGCCTCGCTCGCGAAGCTCGCGACGAACCTCCTGGTCGCCCTCAACACGGCGGCTCTCGCCGAGGCGCTGGTCCTGGGGGCCAAGGGCGGCCTCGACCCGGCCCAGCTGGTCGATCTGCTGCGCGACAGCGCGGCGGGCTCCAGGATGCTGGACGTCCGCGGGCCCCTTATGGCGAGCCACCGCTTCGAGCCCCAGATGAAGCTCGAGCTGTTCCTGAAGGACTTCAAGCTCATGCTCGAGGAGGGCCGGCGCCTCGGCGTCGCGCTCCCGCTGACGAGCATCGCCCAGCAGCTTGCGACAGCCACAGTCGCGGCGGGCCGGGGCGGCGAGGATCTGGCGGCGATGGTCACGACGCTCGAGCTGCTGGCGGGAATGGAAGGCGGTGGCCAGACGGGGAGATCGAAATGA
- a CDS encoding TlpA family protein disulfide reductase, which translates to MDLPVWQATYEELKGFAFTVITVALDKSPEDARRWIEAARPTHPSLIDTKHVLADLYNIVNVPTVLWIDERGRVVRPNDVAFGTDTFRHITGLEAAKHLTALRAWVRGEAPPLPEARVRALQARPTPGDQQARAEFGLGQWLFEQGRAAAAERHFVRAGELAPHDFTIRRGTMPMRGIDPMGPQFRKMLQEWTGAGRSYYRPLPD; encoded by the coding sequence CTGGACCTGCCGGTCTGGCAGGCCACCTACGAGGAGCTGAAGGGCTTCGCCTTCACCGTGATCACGGTCGCGCTCGACAAGAGCCCCGAGGACGCACGCCGGTGGATCGAGGCCGCCCGGCCGACGCACCCGTCGCTGATCGACACGAAGCACGTCCTGGCCGACCTCTACAACATCGTGAACGTGCCCACGGTCCTCTGGATCGACGAGCGTGGACGGGTCGTGCGGCCCAACGACGTGGCCTTCGGGACCGACACCTTCCGTCACATCACCGGCCTCGAAGCGGCCAAGCACCTGACCGCGCTCAGGGCCTGGGTGCGGGGCGAGGCGCCGCCGCTGCCCGAGGCGCGGGTGCGCGCGCTCCAGGCGCGCCCGACGCCGGGAGATCAGCAGGCGCGCGCCGAGTTCGGCCTCGGGCAGTGGCTCTTCGAGCAGGGCCGGGCGGCCGCGGCGGAGCGGCACTTCGTGCGCGCCGGCGAGCTGGCGCCGCACGATTTCACGATCCGGCGCGGGACGATGCCCATGCGCGGGATCGACCCGATGGGCCCCCAGTTCCGCAAGATGCTCCAGGAGTGGACGGGAGCGGGCAGGTCCTACTACCGGCCGCTGCCGGACTGA